One segment of Verrucomicrobiota bacterium DNA contains the following:
- a CDS encoding SMP-30/gluconolactonase/LRE family protein, which translates to MTRTFGLRQDFELYDERFIQLTVGNAWVERLHTGMRWAEGPIYFGDGDFLLWSDIPNNLMCRWVEGHVSVFRQPSGFANGNTRDRSGRLITCEHGNRRVSITEPDGTVRTLVDRFEGKRLNSPNDVVVKSDGTIWFTDPPYGILSDYEGYAGTSEYGRAHVFRFDPQKEALTVVADDFNKPNGLAFSPDESRLYIADSGRSHTLHGEHHVRVFDVAPDGKLLNGRVFAEVSPGLPDGLRLDALGNVWVSASDGVQCFDAEGWLLGKIKVPEPVANLTFGGPRRNRLFITATTSLYSVYVGVRGAQTP; encoded by the coding sequence ATGACCCGCACCTTCGGCCTGCGACAGGATTTTGAACTCTACGACGAGCGTTTCATCCAGTTGACGGTCGGTAACGCCTGGGTGGAACGACTCCATACCGGGATGCGGTGGGCGGAAGGCCCGATCTACTTCGGCGACGGTGATTTCCTGCTCTGGAGCGATATCCCCAACAACCTTATGTGCCGTTGGGTCGAGGGCCACGTGAGCGTGTTCCGGCAACCGTCCGGGTTTGCCAACGGCAACACGCGTGACCGAAGCGGCCGGTTGATCACGTGTGAGCACGGCAACCGGCGCGTCTCCATCACCGAACCGGACGGGACGGTGCGGACGCTGGTCGACCGTTTTGAGGGCAAACGGCTCAACTCGCCCAATGACGTGGTGGTGAAATCTGACGGGACCATCTGGTTTACAGACCCGCCTTACGGGATCCTGAGTGATTACGAAGGGTATGCGGGCACCAGTGAGTACGGGCGCGCCCACGTCTTTCGGTTCGATCCTCAAAAGGAGGCGCTCACCGTCGTGGCGGATGATTTCAACAAGCCGAATGGGCTGGCGTTTTCGCCGGACGAATCCCGCCTTTACATCGCCGATTCAGGGAGGTCCCACACCCTGCATGGCGAACACCACGTCCGTGTTTTTGACGTCGCACCGGACGGGAAACTGCTTAACGGCCGGGTTTTCGCCGAGGTGTCTCCCGGCTTGCCGGACGGGTTGCGCCTGGATGCGCTCGGCAACGTGTGGGTAAGCGCGTCTGACGGTGTCCAGTGTTTTGATGCGGAAGGATGGTTGCTGGGTAAGATCAAGGTGCCCGAACCGGTGGCCAATTTAACCTTTGGCGGGCCGCGGCGAAACCGGTTGTTCATCACGGCGACGACGTCCCTGTACAGCGTTTACGTCGGGGTCCGTGGCGCCCAAACGCCGTAG
- a CDS encoding SDR family oxidoreductase, with translation MAERRLDGKTALVTAAAQGIGRATAEAFSSEGAHVFAADINLAGVRELTRCGCEPVHLDVRDAQAIQELAARIGPIDILFNGAGYVHAGTILECSEADWDFSIDLNCRSMYRMIRTFLPGMLERAGGSIINMASVASSIKGVPNRFIYGLTKGAVIALTKSIAADYVGSGIRCNAICPATVDSPSLAERISRQAAGEGRTEEEVRQAFIARQPMGRIGKPEEIAALAVYLASDESSFTTGQAHIIDGGWAL, from the coding sequence ATGGCCGAACGACGACTTGACGGCAAAACGGCGCTCGTGACCGCCGCTGCGCAGGGCATCGGGCGGGCTACTGCTGAAGCGTTTTCAAGCGAAGGCGCTCACGTGTTCGCTGCCGACATCAACCTGGCGGGCGTCCGGGAGTTGACCCGCTGCGGCTGCGAACCGGTCCACCTCGACGTGCGCGACGCGCAGGCCATCCAGGAATTGGCGGCCAGGATCGGCCCGATCGACATTCTTTTTAATGGAGCCGGCTACGTCCACGCGGGCACCATCCTGGAGTGCAGCGAGGCAGACTGGGATTTCTCAATTGATCTGAACTGCCGGTCGATGTACCGGATGATCCGGACTTTCCTGCCGGGAATGCTGGAGCGCGCCGGGGGATCGATCATCAACATGGCCTCCGTGGCTTCGAGCATCAAAGGCGTGCCCAACCGCTTCATTTACGGGTTGACCAAGGGCGCAGTGATCGCGCTGACCAAGTCGATCGCCGCCGACTACGTTGGCTCAGGGATCCGTTGCAACGCGATCTGTCCGGCCACCGTGGATTCGCCCTCACTGGCCGAGCGGATCTCCCGGCAGGCCGCCGGCGAAGGCCGCACCGAGGAGGAGGTCCGTCAGGCGTTCATCGCGCGCCAACCAATGGGCCGGATCGGTAAACCGGAAGAAATCGCCGCCCTGGCGGTTTACCTGGCGAGTGACGAATCGTCCTTCACGACCGGCCAGGCCCACATCATCGACGGCGGCTGGGCCCTCTGA